The Mauremys reevesii isolate NIE-2019 linkage group 1, ASM1616193v1, whole genome shotgun sequence genome has a segment encoding these proteins:
- the LOC120370701 gene encoding uncharacterized protein K02A2.6-like, whose product LPRIDDLFAGLAGGQKFSKIDLSQAYLQMHVDEKSQELLTIVTHKGLYRYCRLPFGITSAPALFQRAMDQILCGLSGVQCYLDDILVTGRNEEDHLKNLEATLQRLEEYGLRVCKDKCEFFKPSVEYLGHIIDSAGLHKAPAKVKAIVEAPRPRNVSQLRSTELSVQSGCLLWGRRVIIPPPLKSQMLEQLHSGHCGIVRMKEIARSYFWWPRLDSAIEEKAKSCMSCQGVRNAPQWAPLHPWDWPENPWQRIHVDLAGPLEGSMFLVAVDAHSKWPEVSIMQSTTAESTIQKLRGLFSRFGLPEQLVSDNGPQFVSQEFQNFMKANGIHHITSAPYHPSTNGLAERFVQTMKNALKSAKGQHSIQKRLDTFLLSYRNTPHATTQASPAFLMMGRQLRTCFD is encoded by the exons cttccccgcatcgatgacctcttcgcaggcctggctgggggacaaaagttcagtaagattgatctgagtcaagcatatttacagatgcacgtcgatgaaaagtcccaagagctgttgactattgtgactcataaggggctttatcgatactgtcgcctacccttcggaatcacatcggctcccgccctgttccagagagctatggaccagatcttgtgtggcttgtcaggagttcagtgctatctggatgatatcctggtcactggaagaaatgaagaggatcacttaaagaatttagaggctaccctacaaagactggaagagtatggcctacgagtttgcaaagacaagtgtgaattcttcaagccctctgttgaatatttgggacacatcatcgattctgcaggtcttcataaggcccctgcaaaagttaaagctattgtggaggctccccgacctcgaaatgtaagccagctacgctca acggagttatcggtccaatctggttgtttgttgtgggggaggcgtgtcattattccaccacccctgaaatcacagatgttagaacagctacattccggtcactgtggaatagtgcgcatgaaggaaattgcacgaagctatttttggtggcctagattggacagtgctattgaagagaaggcaaaatcttgtatgtcatgtcagggtgtaagaaatgcaccccagtgggcacccctacacccatgggactggcctgaaaacccgtggcaacgtattcacgttgacttagctggcccccttgaaggaagcatgttcttggtggcagtagatgcccattctaaatggccagaagtctctataatgcagtccactactgcagagagtactatccaaaaactacgaggactctttagtcgttttggtctgccagaacaacttgtgagcgacaacggaccgcagttcgtctctcaggagtttcaaaattttatgaaggcaaatgggatacaccacatcacgtcagcaccatatcatccgtccaccaacggattagctgaaagatttgtgcagacaatgaaaaacgctttgaaatcagcaaagggacaacactccattcaaaagcgtctggataccttcttactttcctacagaaacacacctcatgctacgacccaggcttccccagcctttctaatgatgggacgacagctgcgcacttgctttgat